In Streptococcus parasuis, the following proteins share a genomic window:
- a CDS encoding DUF2142 domain-containing protein, translating into MKIEKLFLRLAIPFLLISIFVMPVTKVPDEATHAFMSWNILFDSPTSRDTEAMNELRTADFTYSEPEIHAVDSTEYSSLFTKIRDFSKDRLSVDFSLKSLMSTPQLIGLVVGKLIYPSYGMMVTIGRLFNTIVYIIGIYYLIKKIKFGKMTLFFVSLLPMMIQQAGSLSYDVVNYLAVVAFFVFYVNLLVDKVLTTRKFINLILLSLLLYLTKANNILLLALLFFVDFEFEGVLSKFNSILKWIQKRRLPILILGLGLVLLVSYLFLHNRGGVVHFVKVMINSLFINNRNDHLNGILTVGIFGYFGWFVTQLPLWLIFIDIFIFTLLLFNDGNLKISKTEGLASLFVLPVQVAIIVAGMYFAWTPTAIGPNAMISQGAQGRYFTPFLVYLFPACLMLKEQVSVSVKQKYLIRLLTGTVVINFIMYLFLIVDYYWL; encoded by the coding sequence ATGAAGATAGAAAAATTATTTTTAAGGTTAGCAATCCCCTTTTTGTTAATTTCAATATTTGTTATGCCTGTGACAAAGGTTCCTGATGAGGCTACACATGCTTTTATGTCGTGGAATATATTATTTGATTCTCCGACAAGTAGAGATACTGAGGCAATGAATGAATTACGGACAGCAGATTTTACGTATTCAGAACCGGAGATTCATGCAGTTGATTCTACAGAATATTCAAGCCTTTTTACCAAAATTCGTGATTTTTCAAAGGACAGATTATCTGTCGATTTTTCTCTGAAATCGTTAATGAGTACTCCTCAGCTAATAGGTTTAGTTGTAGGTAAATTGATTTATCCTTCATATGGTATGATGGTCACTATAGGGCGCCTTTTTAATACAATAGTCTATATTATAGGTATCTACTATTTGATAAAAAAAATAAAGTTTGGGAAGATGACGCTGTTTTTTGTCTCACTTTTACCTATGATGATTCAGCAGGCTGGCTCTCTGTCTTATGATGTGGTGAACTATCTGGCTGTTGTTGCATTTTTTGTTTTTTATGTTAACTTATTGGTAGACAAGGTACTGACCACCAGGAAATTTATTAATTTAATATTATTATCCTTGCTACTATATTTAACAAAAGCAAATAATATTTTACTTTTGGCACTATTGTTTTTTGTTGATTTTGAATTTGAAGGTGTCTTATCTAAGTTTAATTCGATTTTAAAATGGATTCAAAAGAGAAGATTACCAATTCTTATTTTGGGATTAGGACTAGTTTTACTTGTTAGCTATCTATTCCTACATAATAGAGGTGGTGTCGTGCACTTTGTTAAAGTGATGATAAACAGTTTATTTATCAATAATAGAAATGATCATCTTAATGGTATTTTAACGGTTGGTATTTTTGGTTATTTTGGCTGGTTTGTCACTCAACTACCTCTCTGGTTAATTTTCATAGATATTTTCATTTTTACGTTATTATTGTTTAATGATGGAAATTTAAAGATAAGTAAAACAGAAGGTCTTGCTTCGTTATTTGTACTCCCTGTTCAGGTAGCTATCATTGTAGCGGGCATGTATTTTGCATGGACACCGACAGCTATTGGACCAAATGCAATGATTTCTCAAGGAGCACAAGGAAGATACTTTACTCCGTTTTTAGTCTATCTATTTCCGGCATGTTTAATGTTAAAAGAGCAGGTAAGTGTATCGGTAAAACAGAAGTATTTGATACGGTTGCTCACTGGCACAGTAGTCATTAACTTTATCATGTATCTATTTTTGATAGTGGATTATTATTGGTTGTAA
- a CDS encoding glycosyltransferase family 8 protein, protein MNILFTLNDAFVPQVATCMGSIMRTLNEDDTCHFYLFSDGISQQNKEKLHQFVTDEGNKLTIVELENLESYFDFQVDTNGWASVVLARLLVDKLLPKEVDRIIYLDGDTLVLENIRELWEVDLEGKVLGMCPEPTASSERREGLNLGTYTYHNAGVLLIDLKRWRSKSIGTIIFDYYKEKNGELFANDQDALNGALKEEIKTLSITYNYFNIFDVYPYRTLEKLSRPSTFISKEEFVKIRKQPRIVHFLGEERPWRIGNKHRFREDYVSALNQTPWKGTQFESGWQLYFFCFNLFNMVMKPFPMLRYKIITVLIPVFMKYRKIRLQKGV, encoded by the coding sequence GTGAATATTTTATTTACATTGAATGATGCTTTTGTCCCACAAGTTGCTACTTGTATGGGTTCAATCATGCGAACTTTAAACGAAGACGATACATGCCATTTTTATCTTTTCTCAGATGGTATAAGTCAACAGAATAAAGAAAAACTTCATCAATTTGTTACCGACGAAGGTAATAAATTGACAATCGTTGAATTGGAAAACTTGGAATCATATTTTGATTTTCAAGTTGACACAAATGGTTGGGCTTCGGTTGTACTTGCAAGATTACTTGTAGATAAATTACTGCCAAAAGAAGTTGATAGAATCATCTATTTAGATGGAGATACTTTAGTTTTAGAAAATATTCGGGAGCTATGGGAAGTAGATTTGGAGGGGAAAGTCCTTGGAATGTGCCCAGAACCGACAGCTTCGTCTGAGAGAAGAGAAGGCTTAAATTTGGGTACGTATACATATCATAATGCGGGAGTTCTTCTAATCGATTTGAAACGGTGGCGTTCAAAAAGTATAGGAACAATTATTTTTGATTATTATAAAGAAAAAAATGGTGAGCTTTTTGCTAATGATCAAGATGCACTGAATGGAGCATTGAAAGAAGAGATAAAAACACTCTCAATCACTTATAATTATTTTAATATTTTTGATGTTTATCCATATCGTACATTGGAAAAATTAAGTAGGCCTTCAACGTTTATTTCAAAAGAAGAATTTGTAAAAATTCGTAAGCAACCACGTATTGTTCATTTTTTAGGCGAAGAACGTCCATGGAGAATCGGAAATAAACATCGATTTAGAGAGGACTATGTTTCTGCATTAAATCAGACGCCATGGAAAGGTACTCAATTTGAGAGTGGTTGGCAGCTTTACTTTTTCTGCTTTAATCTTTTTAACATGGTTATGAAGCCTTTTCCTATGTTGCGCTATAAAATTATTACAGTCTTAATTCCTGTATTCATGAAATATAGGAAAATTAGATTACAAAAAGGAGTCTAG
- a CDS encoding glycosyltransferase family 2 protein, with amino-acid sequence MKFSVIIPAYNVADYLEECVYSVLNQTYEEFEILLVDDGSTDGKTSNICDKLAAKDDRVKVFHQSNGGLSAARNTGIKNASGDYILFLDGDDFWTDICFLDEINREIISHEEVIDAVIYPFSYFYGKDDVAVRNFSKKLPIHQVITDTCLLVETGALITPAWNKCVRRDKFNSALNFLSGYLYEDGIWCANLLKELNVFIVVDNTQCMYRQNRQGSITNNVTLRHVEHAFRGIEENLKNFKKLSNEKQEALLIYLSNSYISILPFVFPYLNNSDIKMFVKKFRYLLKYSQRVELVSFRISGLMTRVLGIYVSTFIQNKLLKIYKSR; translated from the coding sequence GTGAAGTTTTCCGTTATTATCCCAGCGTACAATGTTGCTGATTATCTGGAAGAATGTGTGTATAGTGTACTGAATCAGACTTATGAAGAATTTGAAATATTGTTGGTAGATGACGGTTCTACAGATGGTAAAACCTCCAATATATGCGATAAATTGGCAGCTAAAGATGATAGGGTGAAGGTATTTCATCAGTCTAATGGGGGATTATCTGCAGCCAGAAATACAGGGATAAAGAACGCTAGTGGTGACTATATTTTATTTTTAGATGGAGATGATTTTTGGACCGATATATGCTTTTTAGATGAAATTAATAGAGAAATAATTTCACATGAGGAAGTTATTGATGCAGTTATCTATCCATTTTCCTACTTTTACGGTAAGGATGATGTAGCAGTTCGAAATTTTTCTAAAAAATTACCGATTCATCAGGTTATTACAGATACGTGCTTACTCGTTGAAACAGGAGCCCTAATCACTCCTGCTTGGAATAAATGTGTCAGAAGAGATAAATTTAACTCTGCTCTTAATTTCTTGAGTGGATATTTATATGAAGATGGTATTTGGTGTGCAAATCTCTTGAAAGAGTTGAATGTATTTATTGTTGTAGATAATACACAATGCATGTATCGTCAGAACCGACAAGGAAGTATTACAAATAATGTCACGCTTCGACATGTAGAACATGCCTTTAGAGGAATTGAAGAAAATTTAAAGAATTTTAAAAAACTATCGAATGAGAAACAAGAAGCACTTTTGATTTATTTATCAAATTCTTATATTTCCATCTTACCATTTGTATTTCCATATCTAAATAATTCTGATATAAAAATGTTTGTGAAAAAATTTAGATATTTGCTAAAATATTCACAGAGGGTAGAACTTGTTTCGTTTAGAATCTCAGGTTTAATGACCAGAGTTCTGGGGATATATGTATCAACATTTATTCAAAACAAACTTCTGAAAATTTATAAAAGTAGATAA
- a CDS encoding rhamnan synthesis F family protein, giving the protein MIGNTVKRWIRNFTTRLFILSGKYKLLFYILELTKNIAKFFWSIPKYIKRTILALQRDKQRRNNYSDIKNRYLIYTIYEHQSSLQDYKVIFLEALAKISRDVLIVVNGKLPQADINRLAQYGKVVERENEGYDVAAFRHGIIHTGKEALQQYNQLILVNDTNIGPFRDLEEVFSEFNSDQLDFWGISMGEEQLDFTGYNPYGKIPKHLQSYFVVVENSLLRYEGFYDYWEKLSDTDSRNKAIGKHETVFAKYFYDRGFKYDALIKDTKDSALYIHPLKLLKQGCPLVKYSAFRNYDREQYFWHGLERESEIPDLMEYIAKETDYPIEVVSSILEDFKTRENQSYILIIDGVENIIPQCTRYRVLNKAEQLRELGYTVRVINNSLVQLQDAQFASHIIIYRAPFNDMLKEICRAAHIKNRPVYFDIDDLVFDTKFTDELEFTQGLSKREKKGYDTSVLAYKKMLSLCDYAITSTSKLKDELEQYKNKVILNRNVMSKELVERSLQVKKNSNDNKVKIGYFSGSITHNENFDLISQALLHLLQKYPQVELHIVGYLDIPKPFQKFKKQIVSHEYVDWRKLPNLISQVDINLAPLVTTTFNEAKSEIKWIEAAAVKVVTVASNLGAFEEMIQDGVTGVLADDNEWESKLERLILEQDLREQIAENAFEFVMNHCTTANRINDFLKEELV; this is encoded by the coding sequence GTGATTGGTAATACTGTGAAAAGGTGGATTAGAAATTTCACAACGCGATTATTTATCTTATCAGGTAAATACAAGCTATTGTTTTATATATTAGAGCTTACCAAAAATATTGCAAAGTTTTTCTGGAGCATTCCAAAATATATAAAGCGAACTATACTAGCTTTGCAACGTGATAAGCAACGTAGAAATAATTATTCAGATATCAAAAATCGTTACTTGATTTACACAATTTATGAACATCAATCGTCTTTACAGGACTATAAAGTAATTTTTTTAGAGGCATTGGCTAAAATTTCTCGAGATGTTTTAATTGTTGTAAATGGTAAACTTCCACAGGCTGATATAAATCGTTTAGCACAATATGGTAAAGTTGTGGAAAGAGAAAATGAGGGGTATGATGTTGCGGCTTTCCGACACGGGATAATACATACTGGAAAAGAGGCGTTACAACAATATAATCAGCTCATCTTGGTTAATGATACGAATATTGGTCCTTTTAGAGATTTGGAAGAGGTTTTCTCTGAGTTTAATTCCGATCAGTTAGACTTTTGGGGAATTTCTATGGGTGAGGAGCAGCTAGACTTTACAGGTTATAACCCTTATGGTAAAATTCCAAAGCACTTACAATCATATTTTGTTGTTGTTGAAAATAGTTTACTAAGATATGAAGGATTTTATGATTATTGGGAAAAGCTCTCTGACACGGATTCTCGTAATAAGGCAATTGGAAAACATGAAACTGTGTTTGCAAAATATTTTTATGATCGAGGCTTTAAGTATGATGCATTGATTAAAGACACGAAAGATAGTGCATTGTATATTCATCCGCTTAAATTATTAAAGCAAGGTTGTCCATTAGTTAAGTATTCGGCCTTTAGAAATTATGACAGAGAACAATATTTTTGGCATGGTTTAGAAAGAGAATCTGAGATTCCAGATTTGATGGAGTATATTGCTAAGGAAACAGATTATCCGATTGAAGTGGTGTCTTCTATATTAGAAGATTTTAAAACTAGAGAAAATCAATCTTATATTTTGATTATTGATGGTGTCGAAAATATTATTCCACAATGTACACGTTATCGTGTGTTAAATAAGGCTGAGCAATTGCGAGAACTTGGTTATACAGTTCGAGTGATAAATAATTCTCTTGTACAACTTCAGGATGCACAGTTTGCTAGTCATATTATTATTTATCGTGCTCCATTCAATGATATGCTTAAAGAAATATGTAGAGCAGCACACATAAAGAACAGACCTGTTTATTTTGATATTGATGATTTGGTTTTTGATACAAAATTTACAGATGAACTTGAATTTACCCAAGGCTTGAGCAAGAGAGAGAAAAAAGGCTATGATACAAGTGTCTTAGCTTACAAAAAAATGCTTTCTCTCTGCGACTATGCTATCACATCGACTTCGAAATTGAAAGATGAGCTTGAACAATATAAAAACAAGGTTATCTTGAATCGCAACGTCATGTCTAAAGAATTAGTTGAGCGTAGTTTACAAGTTAAGAAAAATTCGAACGACAATAAAGTCAAAATAGGATATTTCTCAGGGTCAATTACACACAACGAAAATTTTGATTTAATTAGTCAAGCATTGCTACATCTGCTTCAAAAGTACCCGCAAGTGGAATTACATATAGTAGGATATTTAGACATTCCTAAACCATTCCAAAAATTCAAAAAACAGATTGTGAGTCATGAGTATGTTGATTGGAGAAAGCTTCCAAATTTAATTTCACAAGTTGATATTAACTTGGCGCCGCTTGTAACCACAACTTTTAATGAAGCAAAGTCGGAAATTAAATGGATAGAAGCGGCAGCAGTTAAAGTTGTGACAGTTGCAAGTAATCTTGGAGCATTTGAAGAAATGATTCAAGATGGAGTGACTGGAGTTCTAGCAGACGATAACGAATGGGAAAGTAAATTGGAGAGATTGATTCTTGAACAAGACTTGAGAGAACAAATAGCAGAAAATGCTTTTGAATTTGTAATGAATCATTGCACTACAGCAAATAGAATTAATGATTTTTTGAAAGAAGAGTTAGTCTAA
- a CDS encoding glycosyltransferase family 4 protein: MKRILFISPTTSMDNGAEKSIYYLMKYLIQLGHTVINVTHAIGGEPQDKHEQLYKMIGVKNYYLPTVKWWWPDAPGGEILNREEATSYYRQNVQDIAEIIEQNEIDLVISNTVNVFQGAIAASCQKVPHFWLIHEFPKNEFAYYADKIDFIEEYSSELFSVTGELNNFLTPLFNKKVHPFISYTEQETKDLKKGNQVRIVSVGRLTEGKNQLELIKAYKTLNRLDIELVFIGGWDSKYKAICDEYIHENKLQKNVRFLGNLDNPWEEVTDRDICVFPSSMETFGLVYVEAILRGLPVILSDNLGHLTAFEIFSAGQIYKLGDIEELVTKLEQVIESFRNFSDRARLDVERLRTLYTPEVAYKEILNGINHLEYTGHQNTNLSHIKELLTLNMHPTRLERYARLISNITTKIRHKLRL, from the coding sequence ATGAAACGTATTTTGTTTATTTCTCCTACGACTAGTATGGATAATGGTGCGGAGAAGTCTATTTATTATCTAATGAAGTATCTTATTCAACTGGGACACACAGTTATAAATGTTACTCATGCAATAGGAGGGGAACCGCAAGATAAGCATGAGCAACTTTATAAAATGATAGGGGTTAAGAATTACTATTTGCCAACTGTCAAGTGGTGGTGGCCGGATGCACCAGGTGGAGAAATCCTTAATAGAGAAGAGGCTACAAGCTACTATCGCCAGAATGTTCAGGACATAGCTGAAATTATTGAGCAAAATGAGATAGACTTGGTTATTTCAAATACTGTTAATGTTTTTCAGGGAGCAATTGCTGCCTCATGTCAAAAGGTTCCCCATTTTTGGCTAATTCATGAATTCCCTAAAAATGAGTTTGCTTATTATGCTGATAAAATTGACTTCATAGAAGAGTATTCTTCAGAATTATTTAGTGTGACTGGAGAGTTAAATAATTTTTTAACACCACTATTTAATAAGAAAGTCCATCCGTTTATTTCTTATACTGAGCAAGAAACAAAAGATTTAAAAAAAGGCAACCAAGTTAGAATTGTTTCTGTTGGTCGATTAACAGAAGGAAAAAATCAATTAGAACTTATAAAAGCATATAAGACACTAAATAGATTAGATATTGAATTGGTTTTTATTGGAGGATGGGATAGTAAATACAAAGCTATTTGTGATGAATATATCCATGAAAATAAATTACAGAAAAATGTTAGATTTTTAGGTAACTTAGATAATCCTTGGGAAGAAGTAACTGATAGAGATATCTGTGTTTTCCCCTCATCTATGGAAACTTTTGGCTTAGTCTATGTTGAAGCAATCTTAAGAGGGCTTCCAGTAATTTTATCAGATAATTTAGGACATTTGACGGCATTTGAAATATTCTCAGCAGGTCAAATTTATAAATTGGGCGATATAGAAGAGTTGGTGACTAAGTTAGAGCAAGTGATTGAATCCTTTAGAAATTTTTCAGATAGGGCTCGGCTTGATGTGGAACGTTTACGTACTCTATATACACCGGAAGTTGCTTATAAAGAAATACTGAACGGCATCAATCACTTAGAATATACTGGACACCAAAATACAAATTTAAGTCACATAAAAGAGTTACTGACTTTAAATATGCATCCAACAAGATTGGAGCGTTATGCAAGATTGATCAGCAATATCACGACAAAAATCAGACATAAACTTCGACTTTAA